Proteins encoded in a region of the Prunus persica cultivar Lovell chromosome G4, Prunus_persica_NCBIv2, whole genome shotgun sequence genome:
- the LOC18779847 gene encoding peroxidase 7 translates to MKLCISALSVVLVLLFVSAAPQLAAKNVNKPRATVVRAADLLSFDHYLKTCPQAEGIIQQKTGDWIQKDFTLAASIIRLHFHDCAVRGCDASILLNHQGSERRAFASRTLRGFQVIDDIKAELERQCPKIVSCADILTSAARDATIIAGGPFWQVPFGRKDGRISISREADSVPQGHENVTALIEFFQVRGLNMLDLVTLSGAHTIGRSSCSSFKNRLSNFNGTRKPDPSLNSMYLNNFLKKKCQKDLDLIYLDAITPKTFDTQFYSNLHKKLGLLSTDQLLKSDVRTGPFVAALASQPSLFESQFAVSMVKLGNVQVLTRPNEGEIRVNCNFVNA, encoded by the exons ATGAAGTTGTGCATTTCTGCATTGTCTGTTGTTCTTGTTCTGTTGTTTGTATCTGCAGCACCGCAATTAGCAGCTAAAAATGTAAACAAGCCCCGGGCCACAGTTGTGCGTGCGGCGGATCTTCTGTCTTTCGACCACTATCTTAAAACATGCCCCCAAGCTGAGGGCATCATTCAGCAAAAAACGGGAGACTGGATCCAGAAGGATTTCACTTTGGCTGCTAGCATCATTCGCTTGCACTTCCACGACTGCGCTGTGAGA GGCTGTGATGCATCAATTTTGCTTAACCATCAAGGGAGCGAGAGGAGAGCTTTTGCCAGCAGGACACTCAGAGGTTTTCAAGTAATAGATGACATCAAGGCAGAGCTTGAGAGGCAATGCCCTAAAATTGTCTCCTGTGCCGACATTCTCACTTCTGCAGCTAGAGATGCCACCATTATAGCTGGAGGTCCATTTTGGCAAGTCCCGTTCGGGCGTAAAGATGGACGGATTTCAATTTCCAGGGAAGCTGACTCTGTTCCTCAGGGCCATGAAAATGTAACTGCACTGATTGAGTTTTTCCAAGTACGTGGCTTGAACATGCTTGATTTGGTCACCCTTTCAGGAGCGCACACCATTGGTAGAAGTTCTTGCTCTTCCTTCAAGAACAGGCTCTCAAACTTCAATGGAACCAGAAAGCCTGATCCTTCACTTAATTCCATGTATTTGAACAActtcttgaagaagaaatgCCAAAAAGACTTGGACTTGATTTATCTTGATGCCATAACTCCGAAGACATTCGACACGCAGTTCTACTCGAATCTTCACAAGAAGTTGGGGTTGCTATCAACAGATCAGTTGCTCAAGTCAGATGTAAGAACTGGTCCATTTGTTGCTGCATTGGCATCTCAGCCCTCCCTTTTTGAGAGCCAGTTTGCAGTGTCCATGGTGAAGCTTGGAAATGTCCAAGTTCTTACAAGACCAAATGAAGGTGAAATCCGAGTGAACTGCAATTTTGTCAATGCTTGA
- the LOC18778516 gene encoding 18.1 kDa class I heat shock protein codes for MSLLQSLLDQPNFLSPLRVFNSDIGYNNTYMDWKETSHAHIFKIDLPGLTKEDVKLEVHENRVLHVSAERKAEPEAEDPKNETWHCRERTSGSFSRNFRLPENAKVDEIKASMRDGVLVITVPREDDLKKKHKHHKKVEISGDEEKHGSKGLGRFVCCKA; via the coding sequence ATGTCTCTCTTGCAGTCTCTCTTGGACCAACCCAACTTCTTGTCTCCTCTCAGAGTTTTTAACTCAGACATAGGCTACAACAACACCTACATGGACTGGAAGGAGACTTCACATGCCCACATCTTTAAAATTGATCTTCCAGGCCTTACAAAAGAGGATGTGAAGCTTGAGGTGCATGAAAATAGAGTGCTTCATGTCAGTGCAGAGAGAAAGGCAGAGCCTGAAGCAGAGGACCCCAAGAATGAAACGTGGCACTGCAGGGAAAGGACGAGTGGCAGCTTCTCTAGAAACTTTCGGCTGCCTGAAAATGCCAAGGTTGATGAGATTAAGGCTTCCATGCGTGATGGGGTTTTAGTAATTACAGTGCCTAGGGAGGATGActtgaagaaaaaacacaAGCATCACAAGAAGGTTGAGATCTCTGGAGATGAAGAAAAACATGGCTCCAAAGGGCTCGGACGCTTTGTGTGCTGCAAAGCTTAG
- the LOC18779140 gene encoding uncharacterized protein LOC18779140, with protein sequence MCSSKAKVTIGVEVTPMVARINGRPVLQPTCNRVPSLDRRNSIKKISTPRAPPPPPLPTSSASSTSPRISNKASSLLTPPISPKSKSPRPPAIKRGNDPNGLNSSSEKVVTPGGTTRAKILERKKSKSFKRASVGVDGASADLHHHGDFSAGGFSSSLNIEASLSYSSSLITEAPGSIAAVRREQMALQHAQRKMRIAHYGRSKSANFERVVPVDASGNIEAKGAEEEKRCSFITANSDPIYVAYHDEEWGVPVHDDKMLFELLVLSGAQVGSDWTSILKKRQDFRNAFSDFDAEIVANFTDKQMVSIGSEYGIDISRVRGVVDNSNRILEIKKEFGSFDKYIWGFVNQKPISPQYKLGYKIPVKTSKSESISKDMVRRGFRFVGPTVVHSFMQASGLTNDHLITCHRHLQCTLLAARRPTLEEVL encoded by the exons ATGTGCAGCTCTAAGGCCAAGGTGACCATAGGGGTTGAAGTCACACCCATGGTTGCTAGAATCAATGGCAGACCTGTCCTTCAGCCTACCTGCAATCGGGTTCCTAGCCTCGACAGGCGGAATTCGATTAAGAAAATATCAACACCACGTGCACCTCCCCCTCCACCATTGCCAACTTCTTCTGCTAGTAGTACTAGTCCTAGAATTTCCAACAAGGCTTCATCATTGTTAACACCTCCAATTTCTCCGAAGTCAAAGTCTCCAAGGCCACCAGCAATAAAGAGAGGAAATGATCCTAATGGGTTGAACTCAAGTTCTGAGAAAGTTGTGACCCCAGGAGGTACTACAAGAGCTAAGATTTTGGAAAGGAAGAAGTCCAAGAGCTTTAAGCGTGCTAGTGTAGGTGTTGATGGTGCTTCTGCTGATCTTCATCATCATGGAGATTTTAGTGCTGGtggattttcttcttctttgaataTCGAGGCATCATTGAGTTATTCGTCTTCTTTGATCACTGAGGCGCCGGGAAGCATTGCTGCTGTGAGGAGGGAGCAGATGGCCCTTCAACATGCACAAAGGAAGATGAGGATTGCCCATTATGGAAGATCAAAGTCAGCCAACTTTGAAAGGGTTGTTCCTGTTGATGCTTCTGGTAATATAGAAGCCAAGGGAgctgaagaagagaaaaggtgCAGCTTTATCACAGCTAATTCAG ATCCCATCTATGTTGCTTACCATGATGAAGAATGGGGAGTTCCAGTTCATGATGACAA GATGTTGTTTGAACTGCTTGTTCTGAGTGGAGCTCAAGTTGGCTCAGATTGGACTTCCATTTTAAAGAAACGCCAAGATTTCAG GAATgcattttcagattttgatgCAGAAATTGTGGCCAATTTCACTGACAAGCAGATGGTGTCAATTGGTTCAGAATATGGCATTGATATAAGCAGGGTCCGAGGAGTTGTGGACAACTCTAACCGAATTCTTGAG ATTAAGAAGGAATTTGGATCATTTGACAAGTACATCTGGGGGTTTGTCAATCAGAAACCCATCTCACCTCAGTACAAATTAGGCTACAAAATCCCAGTTAAGACATCAAAATCAGAGTCCATCAGCAAGGACATGGTTAGGAGGGGATTTAGGTTTGTGGGTCCAACAGTTGTTCATTCTTTCATGCAAGCCTCAGGCCTCACAAACGACCATTTGATCACTTGCCACAGGCACCTCCAGTGTACCTTGTTGGCAGCTCGCCGTCCCACATTGGAAGAAGTTCTATAG
- the LOC18779527 gene encoding (E,E)-alpha-farnesene synthase — protein sequence MESKTNFQVDDHQRRSANYKPNIWKDGFLESLNSKYIGDDYTRQFENLIKDVKNMMFVETEDLIAQLELIDRIGKLGLTNHFEKEIKEALDTVENSNPYIIENLYATALHFKILRQHGYKVSQDVFGGFMDEKGALKESNLWDVKGMLELLEASNLAFEGERILDEAKASSTVALRGSKVWNPDNNLARQVIHALELSSHRRVGWFNVKSHIQAYEKDNHANTVLLLELAKLNFNMVQAALQKDLREVSMWWNNLGLKEHLNFARDRPVECFMFAVGLNFHHGYTSFRILLSKVINLILIIDDVYDIYGSLEELKIFTNAVDRWDVGATEQLPECMKTCFQVLYNTTCEFAHEIEEESGWNLALPHLSKAWADFCKALLVEAEWYSRSYTPSLEEYLSNGCISSSVSVLMVHTFFSTTHRDGIKEIADFLHKNEDLVHNISLIVRLTNDLGTSTAEQERGDAPSAILCYMREMNASEDTAEAKIKGMIDNAWKKINGTCLRTPQQVPFLSPFINNIATNIARMAHSLYQAGDGFGDQEQGSRLIQSVLVEPLPL from the exons ATGGAATCTAAAACAAACTTTCAAGTTGATGATCACCAAAGACGCTCAGCCAATTACAAGCCAAATATTTGGAAGGATGGTTTCCTTGAATCTCTGAACAGCAAATATATT GGAGATGATTATACAAGGCAGTTTGAGAATCTAATAAAAGATGTGAAGAATATGATGTTTGTTGAAACTGAAGATTTGATAGCTCAATTGGAGCTGATCGACAGAATTGGAAAACTAGGCCTCACGAACCACTTTGAAAAGGAAATCAAGGAAGCCCTAGACACTGTTGAAAATAGCAACCCATACATAATAGAGAACCTTTATGCTACTGCGTTGCACTTTAAGATCCTCAGGCAGCATGGCTATAAAGTATCGCAAG ATGTTTTTGGTGGCTTCATGGATGAGAAGGGTGCATTAAAGGAAAGCAATCTTTGGGATGTCAAAGGCATGCTTGAACTTTTGGAGGCCTCAAACCTGGCTTTTGAAGGCGAAAGGATCTTAGATGAGGCGAAAGCTTCCTCTACGGTAGCTCTCAGAGGTTCCAAAGTCTGGAATCCGGACAATAACCTTGCCAGGCAAGTGATCCATGCTTTGGAGCTTTCATCACATCGAAGAGTAGGGTGGTTTAATGTCAAATCGCACATACAAGCCTATGAGAAAGACAATCACGCCAACACCGTTTTATTACTTGAATTGGCTAAACTCAACTTTAACATGGTTCAAGCAgcactgcaaaaagatctaaggGAAGTATCCAT GTGGTGGAACAATCTGGGCCTCAAAGAACACTTGAACTTTGCAAGAGATAGACCGGTGGAGTGCTTCATGTTTGCTGTAGGATTAAATTTCCATCATGGCTACACATCTTTTAGAATTTTGCTTAGTAAAGTCATCAACTTGATtctgataatagacgacgtttATGACATTTATGGCTCATTGGAAGAACTAAAGATCTTCACCAACGCGGTCGACAG GTGGGATGTTGGGGCAACCGAACAGCTTCCAGAGTGTATGAAGACCTGTTTCCAAGTGCTCTACAACACTACTTGTGAATTTGCTCATGAAATTGAGGAGGAGAGTGGTTGGAATCTAGCATTACCTCATTTGAGCAAAGCG TGGGCAGATTTCTGTAAGGCATTATTAGTAGAGGCAGAGTGGTACAGCAGGAGCTACACACCATCCCTTGAAGAATACCTCAGTAATGGATGCATTTCATCATCAGTTTCAGTCCTTATGGTTCATACATTTTTCTCCACAACCCATCGTGACGGAATCAAAGAGATTGCTGATTTTCTGCACAAGAATGAAGATCTTGTCCATAACATATCTCTGATAGTTCGGCTCACCAATGATTTGGGAACTTCCACT GCTGAACAAGAGAGAGGCGATGCTCCTTCAGCAATCCTATGTTACATGCGAGAGATGAATGCTTCTGAAGATACAGCTGAGGCAAAGATTAAGGGCATGATCGACAATgcgtggaagaaaataaatgggaCATGCTTGAGAACTCCACAACAAGTGCCTTTTCTCTCACCATTCATCAACAACATTGCCACAAATATTGCGCGAATGGCGCACAGCCTTTACCAAGCTGGAGATGGATTTGGTGATCAGGAACAAGGCTCTCGGCTGATCCAGTCTGTGCTAGTTGAGCCTTTACCACTTTGA